The genomic DNA GCCGCGAAGATGGCCGACACCACCGCCGCGCCGTCGGCTCCCGTCCCCGCGAGCTCGGGGATCGTACGCTCGTTCAGGCCGCCGATGGCCACCACGGGAATATCGACGGCGGCGCAGATGGCGGCAAGGCCGTCCGTCCCCACGTCGGCGGCATCGGGCTTCGTGGGCGTGCCGAACACGGCTCCTACGCCCAAGTAGTCTGCGCCGTCGGCCTGGGCGACCAACGCCTGCTCCACCGTCTGCACCGACACGCCCACGATGGCGTCGGGCCCCAGCTTCTCGCGCGCCTCGACGCATGCGGCGTCATCCTGCCCCACGTGCACGCCGTCGGCGCCCGCGATGCGAGCCGCCTCCACGTCGTCGTTCACCACGAACGGCACGCCCGCCTCGCGGCAGAGCGGCGCGAGCGCCCGGGCGCGCAGCACCACCTCGGCCCGGGGAGCGTCCTTCTCGCGCAGCTGCACGAACGTCGCACCGCCCGCAAGCGCCTCTTCGACGCACGCGGAAAGCGTGCGCTCGCCCAGCCACGCGCGATCGGTGACCGCGTACAGCGCCATCGCCCGGCGCAGGTTCTCCCTCGGGTACATGCGCTCCTCCTTATGCTAGCTCTTCGACCCGCGCGCCCGCTTCCAGGGCATCGCCGTCGAGGTTGTACAGGGCGTCCAGCAGGTACGTGCGGAACGACCCGTTGCCGTCGTAGCCGCCCATGCGGCCTTGGGCGATCTGGCCTGCCAGCCCCATGCCGACGACGGCGGCCACCGTGGCGTCGAGCAGCGCATCGGGGTTCGCCGTCGCGAACGCCGCGCACACGCACGACAGCATGCAGCCCGCGCCCGTGATGCGGCCCATGAGGGGACTGCCGTTGCGAACGGCGTAGGCGCGCTCGGCGTCGGCCACGATGTCGATGGCGCCCGTGACGGCCACGACGGCGCCCGTCTTCGCGGCGAAGTCGCGCGCGAACGCCGCGCCGGCCGCCAGGTTGTCCTCAGTGACCGCATCGCCGGGGCACACGTCCACGCCGCGCGTGGCCGCCGCGCCGCCTGCGAGCGCCTTCGCCTCCGACATGTTTCCGCGCACGACGGACACGGCCAGCTTGTCCAGCAGGTCGGAAGCCGTGCGCGTGCGCAGAGCCGACGCCCCGGCGCCCACCGGGTCGAGCACGATGGGATGGCCCAGCTCGCTCGCACGCTCGCCGGCCGCGAACATGCCCTGGATGGAGCGCTCGTTGAGCGTGCCGATGTTCAGCGTGAGGCCGCCGCAGATGGACGTGATGTCGAACACGTCGGCGGGCTCGTCGCTCATGATGGGGCTTGCGCCGATGGCCAGCAGCGCGTTCGCGCAGTCGTTCACCGTCACGTAGTTTGTGATGTTATGCACGAGCGGCGTCGTCGCCCGCACGTTGTCCAAGGCCCTCTTCAAAGCGAACGGTTCCATAGGCTACTCCTTCCCGAGATCGACCGTCAGGCCGTCCATGATGGTGTTCACGGTTCGCATGGCGCACATCTCGCCGCACATGGTGCAGGTGCCGTCGGTCGAGGGCGGAGCGCTCTCGAAGTAGCGGCGCGCCTTGACCGGATCGAGCGCCTCGGCGAACATGCCCTCCCAGTCCACGCGGCGCCGAGCGTCGCTCATGCGGTTGTCGCGGTCGCGCGCTCCGGGCACCCCGCGCGCGATGTCGGCCGCATGCGCGGCGATCTTCGTGGCCACGAGGCCCTCGCGCACGTCGGCGGCGTCGGGCAGGCGCAGATGCTCGGCCGGCGTGACGTAGCAGAGGAAGTCGGCGCCCGAAGCCGCGGCAACCGCGCCCCCGATGGCGGCCGTGATATGGTCGTAGCCCGGCGCGATGTCGGTGACCAGCGGCCCCAGCACGTAGAAGGGCGCGTCGTGGCACAGCCGCTTTTCCAGCTTCATGTTGGCGGCGATCTCATCGAGCGCCATATGCCCGGGGCCTTCCACCATCACCTGCACGCCCGCGTCCCATGCGCGCTTCGTGAGCTTGCCGATCTCGATGAGCTCGGCGATCTGCCCCGCGTCGGTGGCGTCGTACGAGGAGCCGGGCCGCATGGCATCGCCCAGGCTGATGGTCACGTCGTGCTCGTGCAGGATGGCCAGCACCTCGTCGTAGAACTCGTAGAAGGGGTTCTCGTTGCCGGTGGCCTCCATCCACGCGAAGATGAGCGACCCGCCGCGGCTCACGATGTTCGTGAGGCGGCCCGTCTCGCGAAACGACTCGATGGTGCGCCGATTCATGCCCGCGTGGATGGTGACGAAGTCCACGCCGTCCTCTGCATGCGCGCGGACCACGTCGAGGAAGTCCTCCACCGTGATGGTGATCAGCGGCTTCTCCAGATAGCCGATGGCGTCGTACATGGGCACGGTGCCGATCATGGCCGGCGACTTCTCGATGAGCGCGCTGCGGAACGCGTGCGTCTTGCCGGTGTTCGACAAGTCCATGATGGCCTCGGCGCCCAGCTCCAGCGCCACGTCCACCTTCTTCCATTCCTCGGCCTCGTCGGCGACGTCGCCCGAAATGCCCAGGTTCACGTTCACCTTCGTGCGCAGGCCGCCGCCCACGCCTTCGGGCGACAAGCTGGTATGGTGGATGTTGGCGGGGATGGCGATGCGCCCGGCCGCAACCCCCTCGCGGATGAACTCGGGGTCGCGCCCCTCCTTCTCGGCCACGATGGCCATTTCGCGGGTGATGGTGCCGGCGCGTGCCGCGTCGATCTGCGTCATAGAACTCCCTTCGTTGGCATTACCCATGTCAGGTTCCTCGGGTCGAAGCGTGAATCGGCGCTTCCTCTCAGCCTGTCCGGCCGCGATGCGGCTGCAAGCTCCCCGGTATGAAAAGGTACGCGACCAGTATAGCCTTCCGTGCGCATAAGCGGCGCGGACGACGCGTAGACGACGGTTTTTCCACGGCAACGGCGGTACGCGGCGAAGTGCGCATGCGAAAGCCCCGGGCGCGTTGCCCGGGACGGTGCGAGGCTGGTGCCCCCAGGAGGATTCGAATCTCCGTTTCCGGCTTGAAGAGCCGGCGTCCTTGGCCGCTAGACGATGGGGGCGTATCGCGAAAAAGGCCGGATCCGCACGCGGCGGGCGACCTTCCGGGATGGTCAGGAGCCGGGCGTCCCGTACAGTTCGGACAGCACGTCACCGGCCGCGCAGACGAACGCGTCGATCTCGTCGTCGGTGTGGGCGAGCGAGAGGAACAGCCCTTCGAACTGGCTCGGCGCGATAAGGAATCCCCGCTCGAGCATGCCGGCGAAATAGCGGGCGAACGCCTCGGTATCGCACGCCTTCGCCCCCGCGTAGTCGCGCACGGGATCCGGCGAGAAGAACAGCGTGGCCAGCGACCCTGCGCGGTTCACCGTGCACGGCGCCTGCGCGTTCGCGACCGCGCGCTCGAGGCCCGCCTGAAGCCGCGCGCCCCCGGCTTCGAGCCGCTCGTACACGCCCGGCCATTCGAGCTGGGAAAGCGTGGCAAGGCCAGCCTCCATGGCCACGGGGTTGCCCGAAAGCGTGCCCGCCTGGTACACCGGCCCCAGCGGAGCGAGCGCGCTCATCACCTCCGCGCGCCCGGCCAAGCAGCCCACGGGAAAACCGCCGCCGACGATCTTGCCGAGCGTGCACACATCGGGCATCACGCCGTAACGCTCCTGCGCGCCGCCGAGCGCCGCGCGGAACCCGCTGATGACCTCGTCGAAGATAAGGAGCGCGCCCGCCTGGTCGCACTGCGCGCGCAACCCCTCCAAGAAGCCGGGGGCGGGCGGCACGACGCCCATGTTGCCCGCGACGGGCTCCACGATGACGGCGGCCACGCGGCCCTCGTGCGCGGAGAGGATGCGCTCGAGAGCTTCGAGGTCGTTGTAGGGCGCGACGAGCGTGTCGCGCGCGGCCCCCTCGGTCACCCCCGGCGTACCCGGGATGCCGAGCGTGGCCACACCGCTGCCCGCGTTCGCCAGAAGCGCGTCGGAGTGGCCATGGTAGCACCCGTCGAACTTGACGACGAGCGAGCGTCCCGTGAAACCGCGCGCAAGACGCACCGCGCTCATCGTGGCCTCGGTGCCCGACGACACCATGCGCGCCATCTCGGCGCACGGCACGAGCGCGCATATGCGCTCGGCCAGGCGCACCTCGGCTTCGCAGGGCGCGCCGAACGACAGCCCGCGCTCCATCTGGGCGCGCACCGCCTCGAGAACCGCGGGCGGGCGATGCCCGAGGATCATCGGCCCCCATGAGCCGATGAAGTCGACGTACTCGTTGCCGTCCACGTCGACGACGCGGCTGCCCTCGGCGCGCTCGTAGAACACCGGGTCGCACCCGACGTTCGCGCACGCGCGCACCGGCGAGTTCACCCCGCCGGGGATGCGCAGCCGCGCCTCGGCGAACAGCGCGGCCGAACGCTCGCGCCGCATGATGGTCTTCGTCATCGTTCCTCCTCGAAGTAGCGCATGGACGTCTTCT from Eggerthella lenta DSM 2243 includes the following:
- the thiM gene encoding hydroxyethylthiazole kinase, with product MEPFALKRALDNVRATTPLVHNITNYVTVNDCANALLAIGASPIMSDEPADVFDITSICGGLTLNIGTLNERSIQGMFAAGERASELGHPIVLDPVGAGASALRTRTASDLLDKLAVSVVRGNMSEAKALAGGAAATRGVDVCPGDAVTEDNLAAGAAFARDFAAKTGAVVAVTGAIDIVADAERAYAVRNGSPLMGRITGAGCMLSCVCAAFATANPDALLDATVAAVVGMGLAGQIAQGRMGGYDGNGSFRTYLLDALYNLDGDALEAGARVEELA
- the hemL gene encoding glutamate-1-semialdehyde 2,1-aminomutase, which translates into the protein MTKTIMRRERSAALFAEARLRIPGGVNSPVRACANVGCDPVFYERAEGSRVVDVDGNEYVDFIGSWGPMILGHRPPAVLEAVRAQMERGLSFGAPCEAEVRLAERICALVPCAEMARMVSSGTEATMSAVRLARGFTGRSLVVKFDGCYHGHSDALLANAGSGVATLGIPGTPGVTEGAARDTLVAPYNDLEALERILSAHEGRVAAVIVEPVAGNMGVVPPAPGFLEGLRAQCDQAGALLIFDEVISGFRAALGGAQERYGVMPDVCTLGKIVGGGFPVGCLAGRAEVMSALAPLGPVYQAGTLSGNPVAMEAGLATLSQLEWPGVYERLEAGGARLQAGLERAVANAQAPCTVNRAGSLATLFFSPDPVRDYAGAKACDTEAFARYFAGMLERGFLIAPSQFEGLFLSLAHTDDEIDAFVCAAGDVLSELYGTPGS
- the thiC gene encoding phosphomethylpyrimidine synthase ThiC; translation: MTQIDAARAGTITREMAIVAEKEGRDPEFIREGVAAGRIAIPANIHHTSLSPEGVGGGLRTKVNVNLGISGDVADEAEEWKKVDVALELGAEAIMDLSNTGKTHAFRSALIEKSPAMIGTVPMYDAIGYLEKPLITITVEDFLDVVRAHAEDGVDFVTIHAGMNRRTIESFRETGRLTNIVSRGGSLIFAWMEATGNENPFYEFYDEVLAILHEHDVTISLGDAMRPGSSYDATDAGQIAELIEIGKLTKRAWDAGVQVMVEGPGHMALDEIAANMKLEKRLCHDAPFYVLGPLVTDIAPGYDHITAAIGGAVAAASGADFLCYVTPAEHLRLPDAADVREGLVATKIAAHAADIARGVPGARDRDNRMSDARRRVDWEGMFAEALDPVKARRYFESAPPSTDGTCTMCGEMCAMRTVNTIMDGLTVDLGKE
- the thiE gene encoding thiamine phosphate synthase, giving the protein MYPRENLRRAMALYAVTDRAWLGERTLSACVEEALAGGATFVQLREKDAPRAEVVLRARALAPLCREAGVPFVVNDDVEAARIAGADGVHVGQDDAACVEAREKLGPDAIVGVSVQTVEQALVAQADGADYLGVGAVFGTPTKPDAADVGTDGLAAICAAVDIPVVAIGGLNERTIPELAGTGADGAAVVSAIFAAEDIEEETRRLRAAVQAALGA